From Calliphora vicina chromosome 3, idCalVici1.1, whole genome shotgun sequence:
ataattttaacaatttaaaaaaaatatgttggatCTTtaggtattttattataaaataattgtttcagttTCGTGTTGATGGTATCAAATAATTACTTTGTACCTTTGAGGCAAAGATCTCTGCAAAATTCCCACCATTACAATGAGATAGAAAGGCATATATTTGTGGACTTATATTTGTGGATAAattatacattagggtgggtcgattatacggaaaattctaagaaagtttcctcaagaaaccataggtctaaaatcaaatcccatttcatcttttatccaatgatatttcaatacatatattttttttggataaaagacgaaatgcgcaagataggatttgattttagacctatggtttcttgaggaaactttcttagaattttccgtagcttacgtttctgctatacgatttttaactttttgatcatccatacaaatcgacccggcctaatatacatagatattcaaaaaaatattctccTTGAATGTAAAGTTGCTTCTCTAAGCGAGACTGCGAACCATTTTATACATGGACTCTACTGTAAAACAAGGTGTAAGTAATCATATTGTAGATATTCTGAAAAACAAATTCTGCAGAGCAAAGGCTTGTTTTAAAATTGaggtaaatttattttgtacaggTGAAATTATAACCTTTGCCGCTCATAAAACCACTAAAAATTAGAACAAGTTTTATTCCTAGCCGCCCACATGATGCTCATTGTTTGGCCACATCATtagtatttcatatgttttaatttgtttacgaTCACCGCTAATTGCTTTAAAATATAGGCTAAAAAGATGTagtgaaaatcaaaaaattgggtgaaaaaaaaatttgttgttggaaaattttttttttggtgaaaattgaaaaatgtttttcccgATTTTCAATCATTGTTAGTCCGAATTTTTATGGTTTAGATTGATCTACATACataggtacaatgggcgtggcacctcccattcgaattaaaaatttattattagctACCGAGCTAAGCCGGGACCGTCAGCTAGTTATCTatgttaatgatttagtaatccagatatagataaaaaatatgtctaTAATCAAGATAGTCGTGGttgtttatatctcagccatttgtgggacgattttcccaaatttaaatagaaatcgaACAAGGATTATAATGGATTtgcatgtaagttatttggaggcttcgggtagttgatttcaacagataaaatattcatagaagcgttactaagagacaaaaaactaacactatcaggcctgtcacacattttgttcggaatggtttcaattccgtagtttttattccgatcgatttcgttttaggttcttcagattccgtgtaatttatattaattcaaaaatatttaataattctatatttttgatttaaatttgacagtgtttttttatattaaaacaaaagggaAGCTTTtagtacagaaattgattaaacattttagaaaaacaaataattacaaagaaatataaattcctCTTTGAAAACTGAAGATGGTTTCATTccaaaagaaattttcgttttactttttctgaagaagcaaaatacggaattaattccactttcgatcggaatggaattctatGACATGTATTTTGAtgtgacaaaatcaatatttcttttatgaTGAGTATAAAAATGTCAAACTGCCTCATAATTTAAGAAGCGGCAGTAAACCAATTGATGTTTtagttaataatattttaagtcAATGCAACAAAGATTTAATGAACAAATCTGTAGCCCATTAACCTGATGTTTTGATAAGTTGTTTCAAACAAGTGATGTGCGTTTATAGAAATATGTTGTTCCCTTTGTAACATATGAAGCTATTTTAATTGGTTCGTGAATTAAGAAGTGGCAAAAGGTACTATCACAAGTGATaaataaagtaccattaaatGCCACTTGTGGggcacctaatttcatgattctagttTCATTATTTTGGTATCATTAAATAGTACAAGTACATGCtattaagttaaatttaaatgaacctATCCTTTCATaactctttaaatttaaaaaaaatcatacaaataaaaacactttatatacaaaatattgtttttttcaaatttttttattctttttgtttctttcttttaaaatttgtatttttacatattaaagtacataaattttgtaaaaatatatatttagttgtttatattttcattttgttttgtattgtatgtttaatattaatttaaaaattacatcatttaaaatatttctgagttattttgttggttcaaatatttattcatttgttttaaaatttagttgatTTATTTGTGTGTCTGTAGGTGTGTATCTTTGTATATAattgtatcaaaaaaaaaaaaaaatattagaacagAAATGCATCAAGTcacaaatattatattaaatatttatatatagataCTTGTATGTAAATTAGTACCACTAAACAAAGGTACCAAAAGAACATGAAATTGTACATTTTACTAAATAATGTACTAAATACATAgctatgtatgtttttattaatttgtcaaTCTATATAAAACTacaacaatatatgtatgtatgtctatgCATCATCTATAAACCTAAACAgataaaaacatacataattatttatatttattatttattatatatttttttgtttattaaacttaaatgattaagtgaaaagtttttctttttttaaaattcattttcttttttacttaaaacttaaaaactacACATACAGTTAACAAACGTacactttacttttgttttacttttaatttttttctaataaagaaatttcttaaaatgaatttgtttttttaaaaaaaaatttgattttttttttctaaaaattatttaaattaaaaaatgaatagttttaaaataaaattagaaaattgccTACAAAAAAAGGTCTGCTACTGTCATTTCAGGAGCAGACTGATggttaaaagaacaaaaaaataatagaacgAGCACGAAGGTAAGAAAAATGAATGgaagaagaaattaaaaatcggttaaaacttaaaaactaattaGGATGTAGTGGGTGTGGTGGTTGTGTGTATGTAGCAGCAGCATTTAGTGCGTGGCATTAAGTGCTACGGTACGTGCCCAATCGGGGAAAGTGGTGAGATTGGGATAAACAACCAAGCCCCATGTTTGACAGAAAATGAACAAGACAATGATACTGATAACGGTGGGACCAATACCAGCAATAGCCTGAAAAAAAGGAAAGAATTAGATTAAAGTTcaattattgaatattaaatGTAGATAGAATAAATTAGAGTTTTAAAGCAATCATGGTTCCTTTAATAGTACTAGATTTAATCAATAGTGTTTAAATAGTCCCAGATATGAAGCAATCATGATTGCTTTAATAGTCCTAGTTTTAATCAATAAATTGTCCCAATTTTAaggcaatcgtggttcctttaaTAGTCCTAGTTCTAAGCAATAAATAATCCCAGatttaaagcaatcgtggttcctttaaTAGTCCTTATTTTAAGCAATAAATAGTCCCATTTTAAAAGCAATCATTGTTTCTTCAATAGTCCTTGTTTTCAGCAATAAATAGTCCCAGatttaaagcaatcgtggttcgTTTAATAGTCCTAGTTCTAAGCAATAAATAATCCCAGatttaaagcaatcgtggttcctttaaTTGTCCTAGTTGTAATCATTAAATCGTCCCAGatttaaagcaatcgtggttcctttaaTAGTCCTAGTTCTAAGCAATAAATAGTCCCATTTTTAAAGCAATCATTGTTTCTTCAATAGTCCTAGTTCTAAGCAATAAATAGTCCCCAGatttaaagcaatcgtggtttCTTTTATAGTCCTTTTTTCAGCAATAAATAGTCCAAGTTTTAAAGCAATCAAGGTTTCTTTAATAGTCCTAGTTCTAAACAATAAATAGCCCCAGATtttaagcaatcgtggttcctttaaTAGTCCTAGTTCTAAGCAATAAATAGTCCTAGatttaaagcaatcgtggttcctttaaTAGTCCTTTTTTCAGCAATAAATAGTCCCAgttttaaagcaatcgtggttcctttaaTAGTCCTAGTTCTAAGCAATAAATAGTCCCAGatttaaagcaatcgtggttcctttaaTAGTCCTAGTTCTAAGCAATAAATAGTCTCAGTTTTAAAACCATCGTGGTTCCTTTAATAGTCCTAGatttaaagcaatcgtggttcctttaaTAGTCCTTTTTTCAGCAATAAATAGTCCCAgttttaaagcaatcgtggttcctttaaTAGTCCTAGTTCTAAGCAATAAATAGTCCCAGatttaaagcaatcgtggttcctttaaTAGTCCTAGTTCTAAGCAATAAATAGTCTCAGTTTTAAAACCATCGTGGTTCCTTTAATAGTCCTAgttttaaagcaatcgtggttcctttaaTAGTCCTAGTTCTAAGCAATAAATAGTCTCAGTTTTAAAACCATCGTGGTTCCTTTAATAGTCCTAGTTTTAAGCAATAAATAGTCTCAGTTTTAAAACCATCGTGGTTCCGTTAATAGTCCTAGTTTTAAGCAATAAATAGTCTCAGCTTTAAAACCATCGTGGTTCCTTTAATAGTTTTAAGCAATAAATATACCCTgttttaaagcaatcgtggttcctttaaTAGTCCTAGTTTTAAAGCAATAAATAGTCCCAGTTTTAAAGCAATCGAGGTTCATTTTATAGTCCTAGTTTTAAGCAGTTCTAAAGCAATCAAGGTTCATTTAATAGTCCTAGTTTTAAGCAATAAATAGTCCCAGTTCTAAAGCAATCATGGTTTCTgttttaaagcaatcgtggtGCCTTTAATAGTCCTAGTTTTAAAGCAATTGTGGTTCCTTTAATAGTCTTAGTTTAAAAGCAATAAATAGTCTCAGTTTTAAAACCATCGTGGTTCCTTTAATAGTCCTAGTTCTAAGCAATAAATAGTCCCAGatttaaagcaatcgtggttcctttaaTAGTCCTAGTTTCAAGCAATAAATACTCCCAGTTTTCTATCAATCGTGGTTCCATTAATAGTCCTAGTTTCAAGCAATAAATACTCCCAGTTTTATATTAATCGTGGTTCCTTTAATAGTCCTAGTTCTAAGCAATAAATAGTCCCAGTTTTAAAGCAATCGAGGTTCATTTTAAGCAATAAATAGTCCCAGTTCTAAAGCAATTGTGGTTCCTTTAATAGTCCTAGTTTTAAGCAATAAATACTCCCAGTTTTAAATCAATCGCGTATAATTTAATAGTCCTAGTtctaaacaataaatagttCCAGTTTTAAAACTATCATGGTTCCTTTAATAGTCCTAGTTCTAAAGAATAAATAGTCCCTGatttaaagcaatcgtggtGCCTTTAATAGTCCTAGTTTTAAGCAATAAATACTCCCAGTTTTAAATCAATCGAGTATCATTTAATAGTCCTAGTTTTAAAGCAAATATTACTCCCATatttaaagcaatcgtggttcctatTCATTCATTTAGTTGCCATAGATTTAAAGCTTTAATAGTCCCAGTTTTAAATCAATTGTGATTCCTTCTAAAACTTACCATATCCTTTGTACGAATGTTGGCATAACCAGCTACTAAAGCATTGGGTGGTGTACTGACGGGCAAATGGAAGGCCATACTGCAAGCCAAACCAGCGGGCAATATTAAGTACAAGGGATGAATTTCAATGGCAATTgcctgttaaaaaaataaattattaaataaatgctAACAAAAACAGAATTAAATGCATGATGACTAGCATTAAGTCCAAAAGGGAATACACCTGACAACATGGCATGTAAAAAATTACTACTTATCTAGCACATGTCATCTGCCACACGCTAAATATGTATTTCACTTACCATTTCAGCCAAAACAGGCACCATAATGTTGGCAATGGCCACATTAGAACTGAATGCGGTCAATACAACGGCCACAATAATGATGACAAACAAGAGTACGGCATGTGGCAATGCCTTCAAACCAATCAAAGCACTACCAATCATCGAAGCCATACCACTGACTTTACTACCTTCGGCCAGAGCGAAACCACCACCCAACAGGAATACCAAACCCCATGGCACTTTAGATTGTATAAACTTCCAGGTGATCAAAGAGGGAGTAGGGGCGGTGGGCAATTCGAGATTTCTGCGATTGCAACAGTAACGCATAAATGCATAGTTGGCGGGCAACATGAAACACATGATGACCACAAAGATGGTGGGCATAGAGTTACGAATATCCTTGGCATCCAACCAATCAGCCCAGCCAGGGAAAATGCCGGGTTTGCGGGTGAAATACATAATGACCATAATGATGAACAAAATCATAACTTGAATTTCGTGAGCACTCATGGGTCCCAATTCCTTGTAACGCTGATCGATGACTTTTCTGGCAACATCGGCACCCTGGTTGCCCAACTTAACCTCCTCGGCTTCTTTGCTCTTGGGACGGAACAAGCCCATGTAGTGGTACTGCAGCCACAAGAACATTAGACCAGTGTAAATCAACATAGAGGGCACCGAATAGAACATAAAGGTGGGGAAATCCAAAGTTTCGGTCGATTTGGGGAAACGACTCTCATATATACCCTTGAAAGTCAAATTGGTAGCTGTACCAATGATAGTACCGCAACCACCCATGGACGAGGCATAGGCAACACCCAAGAAATAGCATAGGGTAACCTTGGAGGGATAGGGAGCTCTgcgaaagaaaataaataataaataaatgtgtctAATTTAGGTTAATGTTGCAGAACTTACTCTTCTTCGccatttttcttgttgtttccAACAATTTGATATTGTGGTTCACGGGTCATTTTGCAAAGACCTTGTTGTTGCAATTCCTCCAAGACGGCCTGAATAATGGGACACATCATAGCGGTACAGGCAGCATTTGAGATCCACATGGACAAGAACATGGTAACGAAAATTAAACCAAAGtgtaatctaaaaaaacaaGTGTTTAGATATAAATTAGTCAATAAATATACTGCATTATCATTAATTCAGATGTTTGTAATAATCTATTTATAAACTTAGTTTAAGTTGTCATTAATGTTTAGTTAATCTAGGAGATATAGTCAAACATAAAGTAATCTAGGTTTAAACTATAACTTCTAATCAAAATGTTGGGTTTATTGCTAATAATCATTGCAATTAACAGTGGAAACAACTTTTGTACATCCCAGAGGTAAgcaaatttcatattcttacaaTTCTCCATGTTTATCTAAAGTGTGGAGTATTCACTcattacatttaatttattttttggaatttatttcgTCAACATTATTTGTGTGCCTTTAATCATATTTGTAATAGCTTTAATCTGCTTTCTTTGTTATTTTATGTAGGTCACTGAAAATGGACCGAAAATGATGCAAATTTTTATCAGTTCTTTGCGGTTATAGTATACTTGAGACATTATGGATTTTGTTAAACTTATAATAGGAGGAATATCATGATTCATGACTCTAATGTTATTTATTGAAACCATAGAGAAAttcacatagagcggaaactacaAAATGTAGTTAATGCAATATTTTATCagtgtttaatttaaatgaagttTAAAGTTGAGTTCAACTGTAAGTACAACTGCTTTCGGATGAGCATAGATACATAGATTTGAAAGGTTGTGTAATATACAAGTacacttccactcggagacccATAGGATCCATTGTGATGCCCTTAAGAAATATAAATCGGTGTGAACTTAAAGTGAAGAGAAGAAAAAAGACATGTGTCATAAAGATATTTAAAGATAATAAAAGTGAAAACCCAGTccaaagaaaaataagaaaaagaagtATAAACTGGGATTCACATAGTACCGCTACCTAAAAATAGCCAGCCTATTTCCCTGATAAAGCCCAGTAGATTTCCTATTTTGCCTGAGATCATTTTTTCCTGAGTCTAGGACAGTTACCCTTTTACCAATAAATTGATCAGTGCCCGATTATCACTCCTACTAAAGTCCTGGGACTTTTCCTATCCAACCCAATTAGTGTTCTGGTTACCTTTGCATCCAAATTTGGCCAAATAGCCCTGAACACCCTGCAATCCGTTCAAGAAGTTAAAAATTCGCAGGACCAGAAGAGTTTCAAAAGTCTTGCTCCACACAATTAAAATCATTAAGACTTAAAGAAGAGTAACACAGTTCATAGTTAAAATTCAACATTATTATCTTCAATCTTATTAACAATATCTGTATTTCCTCAAGATCTAACAAGAACTTTAGGGTGTTATCGTTAGTAGTTAGTGGAATATTGACATTATAGTTTATTATAGTCGTCTTCAAAGACATAATATTCTATTTCCACCTTAATTGTGTGATTTACAGGGGGTTACTGCGTAACTCAATCCTAAAACGAAAATGTGTgctaaatacattgtaattcgaaaagatttcctttcgaatcgaattagggaGGTTACCCCAGGATATCTGGTAGGGATATTCGAATATATATTGACAGTAAAGCTGCTATGATCACCGGGCATTGCACTTTCGATGCTCATGATGCAAGACTTGGACTACCTCACCATAATTTCCACTGGAGTTGTCAAAATGAGTAGGAGGAAGAGAAAATCTTAcacttcttttttaattttccggcACTGGGTGATCTGCGTGCTAGGATTTTTGGCGAGCAAGCTCTCCGAACTATCTGGGAAGGAATTAAGGCGCATAGACGCTTTTATTAGGAAAAACAGATGATTAATAAGACCTTTCATGCAAATTGCACCTCATAGTGACCCAGTAACTGTCGCATGATGGTCTGCTCTCTTTGAATTCTTCTCTCCTCTAACTTCTATCTATATTTTCTCTTGCTAACTCTACACTCTCTCTACTTACAGATTTCCCTCTTCTTTTACTTCTTCTCTCCTTTATTTTATCTTcctcaggtaacacaaagggaatattcaatggacccaagtgagctgtacaTCTATCCTAACACCTGGAGAGTCCAGGTTATTTAACGACAGTGACTTAAAGCCTCCAAACATGCTGATGATAAGAATTTGGAGGAATATGCGTTAAATCTGTTGTTTatctgttaaattttgtttattatttaggCACTGATACCAAGTCGTCTTGGGAAGCTACAAGATTGATTAGCACGTCCAAATGATAAAACTTTGTtatcaaaattattgaaattttcattaattttaaaatccttTAGAAAAACCATcagcaaataaacaaattgcttgtttatatttacagtAAATATACAGACTAATGTAATTCGAAGGTAAAGGTATTATGAATACAATTAATATAAACACACGTTGCTTAATAATTTGCTGATAAGGGTCGCTCACGTCAAATAAAGTGCAATTTTGCAAAGTTAAAATGCTGACGTGAATACCAGGTGAcgtgaatttttattttgtaacattCACATATTAACAACAATTCTCCAAAAgaaatatacaataataaaatacatggTAATTACATACCCATGAATTAAGTTTATGACAACATATTTAAGATTTtcgctctcagttacctatttttttggtcatagaCACTCTAAACaaagataaatacacatagatcgcaAACTCTCCTGTCagagacctaactcagttgtcaaaaacctaagtggtgagaattttttagtaagaaaaactatgtgaaaacataaACCATGGAAAAATACACATAGATGGGAAACtcttctgtcaaagacctaactcagttgtcaaaaacctaagtggtgagaatgtattagtaaaaaaaaactacatatgtggaaacaaaaacaacactcgtatgtgtgattacaaacaaaattactcaaattacattttttacaactgagttaggtctttgaaaggagagtttccgctctatgtatatttctctatgtctATGACACTAACCTCcttctatacttgacaaatatttatcataacaattaatgacgtttgttgtcatgACTAAGTTGtcgaagcaaaaacaaaatggaGACTATACTATGGAAGTTTGAATTTGTACTAGCTTTGTGCCAATACTAGTCATATTGACAGATTTTAATCGGAAACAGTCTGACTAAACAGTAAATCATTTGAAATTCTGAATACCTAAAAGGCTTTTAGAAGATTCTGTCTGTAAACTGGAAATCTGTCTAGTACTGCAACAGAGCTAATAATTATTTCAATACATTGTATTGTCAATTGATGTAATCTACAATTTGTTAATTCTACatgaagtttatttattttatgttaatttaaaaGTTACCAGTGTAATGTCTAAATTAACTATGAAATAAATTCACATTCTAACAAATTGTaggattaattaaaaaatccatTAATTCAAATATGAAACCCAAAGGTTTTGAcatcaaaataaaaagaaaacaatattttgcCTATAAACAAAAGTAGACATTTGTTTGCCTTCTGTCTAACCCATATACATTACattaaattattgtattatactacttaaatatttataaacaattgtttctaattaaaaacaaaattacaaactCGTATAACTAGAAAATGTATTACAACGTGCAAAACTAGCTCGTGTAAAGTATTTAATAGCCTCaacaaataactaaatatttgtgACTATTGTAAGTAATTAATATCAgcagatacaaatttttttttacaatcttATTTCaagtaaaataatacaatagAAATGAATCGTAGATAACATACCTTCTAGGACTGCAGCCGACAATTTGTATAACGCGCAAAGCTAAACGCTTATGTAAATTACAATATTCAATAGCTAAGGCGACCATAATACCACCCATAAACATTACAAGTGTATCTTTGAAATATAATCTACATGTTTGATCAGAGCTctacaataaaaacagaaaaattaataattaataagaaattcaaatacataaatcaattaacaataattaagatattttgagaaaaCATACCATTATACCCATTACAGGAAACGCAACAATTGGAATCATAGAGGTGACATACAGGGGTAAGGCTTCAGTTACCCAAAAAATAGCCATAACAATAAGCAGGTACATACAGCGATATTCCTGGAAAAGatcaataaattaatttcatattaaagaaatatttgattaaaattaggAAGTGAATCCATCATTCCCTTTCTAATTTACTTTCACTGACAGTTCTTCTATATCCAAGGAAAAGTGATCTCTCAAATTTGTATGACAATCAttcaaaccatagagaaataaatATAGAGCGGTATTTTTACTAATAGTTTCTCACTACataagtttttgacaactgagttaggtctttgacagcagagtttccgatctatgtgtatttagcTATGATTcaaaccatagagaaaatatacatagagccgaaactctcctgtcaaagacctaagtgcttagaatatattgaaaacaaaaacaacactcgtatgtgtaactcttttgagtaatttttttgtttgagttttttctagtttctatgctctatgtatattttctctaagattcaaactttaaaatatttttttatgatttccttagtcccggtccacactgagAAACATTTGctgtaaaacatttttaaattttcttttgaaactgcattcgtgtccacacagtgaagtttttgcttttcagtttttgacatttctgtacagaacgaatacgaacgaataaatgtggatgacatacacaacaaaaacttcatgtacatgaaacagagtaccctttccattcctctttcccctttcatcaacaaactcaaatgttttgcagctaATGTTTCACAGTATGGATGGGGACTTACAAATTTATTCAGCTCAATTTTCTTTCAGTTATAAAGCAACTGCCAGtcagtttttaaaaacttattttgtaaatttccaACTTACAGGAGTATTATTCATTAACATCACAGGTAAACATAATAGAGGCACTAGAAATACTACTAAACCCTTCCAGTGGTTGGCAATAAATGTTGACACTTTGCCGCACAGCGATAGAGGTGCTCGCTCACCCGCctcactaaaaaatataaaaaaaaaagatagaaattattaatattttttgaaatttgtttaaa
This genomic window contains:
- the Indy gene encoding protein I'm not dead yet is translated as MEIEAGERAPLSLCGKVSTFIANHWKGLVVFLVPLLCLPVMLMNNTPEYRCMYLLIVMAIFWVTEALPLYVTSMIPIVAFPVMGIMSSDQTCRLYFKDTLVMFMGGIMVALAIEYCNLHKRLALRVIQIVGCSPRRLHFGLIFVTMFLSMWISNAACTAMMCPIIQAVLEELQQQGLCKMTREPQYQIVGNNKKNGEEEAPYPSKVTLCYFLGVAYASSMGGCGTIIGTATNLTFKGIYESRFPKSTETLDFPTFMFYSVPSMLIYTGLMFLWLQYHYMGLFRPKSKEAEEVKLGNQGADVARKVIDQRYKELGPMSAHEIQVMILFIIMVIMYFTRKPGIFPGWADWLDAKDIRNSMPTIFVVIMCFMLPANYAFMRYCCNRRNLELPTAPTPSLITWKFIQSKVPWGLVFLLGGGFALAEGSKVSGMASMIGSALIGLKALPHAVLLFVIIIVAVVLTAFSSNVAIANIMVPVLAEMAIAIEIHPLYLILPAGLACSMAFHLPVSTPPNALVAGYANIRTKDMAIAGIGPTVISIIVLFIFCQTWGLVVYPNLTTFPDWARTVALNATH